One segment of Streptomyces sp. NA02950 DNA contains the following:
- a CDS encoding LCP family protein, with the protein MNDGQDPYDPYAQDPYAQEPQIHDYDAYGRPVYQPQAGQQTYDPQQAPYDSQQAPYDPQQGYDPQRSHDAYGQAQPRGGQQGQGGYGYDPYAQPQQPQHPHPPQAPQHPRTAQHPRTRHPQAQPYDPYPGQQQYPYDSRQQGYGYDQAPAVPPQRESNPYEELSPEALQEPRAGSAAESRPGRGPGAAKGEEPDEDYRTEQFSFVEEPDEDSDVIDWLKFAETRTERRDERKRKGRNRMVALIVVLVLAAAGGVGYLWVAGKLPGLSGGTADEAAGGPQQRDVIVVHLRETKGGRSSTALLVDNETTKKGTTVLLPNSLSVATEEGGSTTLGKSVTDEGSDSTRDSLSTLLGSKIQGTWRLDTPYLENLVELVGGITVTTDATVPDRQKDAAPLVKKGREQPLSGQAAVAYATYRGPGEPQTKQLARFGQVMHAALKKLSSDEKGATNTVESLAQIPDPSLSEQQLGASLARLAGQAKSGDYNTAMLPVQQDGTLSTRAADHVVKDILGGAVKNTAGDAPRVSVTNAGGAADAAGSARVTLVNGGFTVVSATEGGGTPQTASRVTYADAAQEAQAKEVAKTLGLPSSAVRKGKGAANADITVVLGRDYTGKG; encoded by the coding sequence GTGAATGACGGACAGGATCCGTACGACCCGTACGCGCAGGATCCGTACGCCCAGGAGCCGCAGATCCACGACTACGACGCCTATGGGCGTCCGGTCTACCAGCCGCAGGCGGGGCAGCAGACCTACGACCCGCAGCAGGCCCCCTACGACTCGCAGCAGGCCCCCTACGACCCGCAGCAGGGTTACGACCCGCAGCGGAGTCACGACGCGTACGGGCAGGCCCAGCCCCGGGGCGGGCAGCAGGGGCAGGGCGGCTACGGCTACGACCCCTACGCCCAGCCGCAGCAGCCGCAGCATCCCCATCCCCCCCAGGCGCCCCAGCACCCCCGGACCGCTCAGCATCCGCGGACGCGTCACCCGCAGGCGCAGCCGTACGACCCGTACCCGGGGCAGCAGCAGTACCCGTACGACAGCCGGCAGCAGGGTTACGGCTACGACCAGGCGCCGGCGGTCCCGCCGCAGCGCGAGTCCAACCCGTACGAGGAGCTGAGCCCCGAGGCGCTCCAGGAGCCGCGGGCCGGGTCCGCCGCCGAGTCGCGACCCGGCCGCGGGCCGGGGGCGGCGAAGGGGGAGGAGCCCGACGAGGACTACCGCACCGAGCAGTTCTCCTTCGTCGAGGAGCCCGACGAGGACTCCGACGTCATCGACTGGCTGAAGTTCGCCGAGACCCGTACCGAGCGGCGCGACGAGCGCAAGCGCAAGGGCCGCAACCGCATGGTCGCGCTGATCGTGGTGCTGGTTCTGGCGGCCGCGGGCGGGGTCGGCTACCTCTGGGTCGCGGGCAAGCTGCCGGGGCTGTCCGGAGGGACGGCCGACGAGGCGGCGGGCGGTCCGCAGCAGCGCGACGTGATCGTCGTCCATCTGCGCGAGACCAAGGGCGGCCGTTCCTCCACCGCCCTGCTGGTGGACAACGAGACCACCAAGAAGGGCACCACCGTCCTGCTGCCCAACTCGCTGTCCGTCGCCACCGAGGAGGGCGGCTCCACCACGCTCGGCAAGTCGGTCACCGACGAGGGCTCGGACTCCACCCGGGATTCCCTGAGCACCCTGCTGGGCTCGAAGATCCAGGGCACCTGGCGGCTGGACACCCCGTATCTGGAGAACCTGGTCGAGCTGGTCGGCGGGATCACCGTGACCACCGACGCGACGGTGCCGGACAGGCAGAAGGACGCGGCTCCGCTGGTGAAGAAGGGCCGGGAGCAGCCCCTGAGCGGGCAGGCGGCTGTGGCATACGCCACCTACCGCGGGCCGGGCGAGCCCCAGACCAAGCAGCTGGCCCGGTTCGGCCAGGTCATGCACGCGGCGCTGAAGAAGCTCTCCAGCGATGAGAAGGGCGCGACCAACACCGTGGAGTCGCTGGCCCAGATCCCCGATCCCTCGCTGTCCGAGCAGCAGCTCGGCGCCTCGCTGGCCCGGCTGGCCGGGCAAGCGAAGAGCGGCGACTACAACACCGCGATGCTGCCGGTCCAGCAGGACGGGACACTCAGCACCCGGGCCGCCGACCACGTGGTGAAGGACATCCTCGGCGGAGCCGTGAAGAACACCGCCGGCGACGCCCCACGGGTCAGCGTGACCAACGCGGGCGGCGCCGCGGACGCGGCCGGTTCGGCCCGGGTCACGCTGGTCAACGGCGGCTTTACGGTCGTCTCCGCAACGGAGGGCGGCGGCACTCCGCAGACGGCGTCGCGGGTCACCTACGCCGACGCCGCCCAGGAGGCCCAGGCCAAGGAGGTCGCCAAGACGCTCGGCCTGCCCTCGAGCGCGGTGCGCAAGGGCAAGGGCGCGGCCAACGCCGACATCACGGTGGTCCTCGGCCGGGACTACACGGGCAAGGGCTGA
- the rsfS gene encoding ribosome silencing factor produces the protein MTATDRSIELINAAAQAAADKLAHDIIAYDVSDVLSITDAFLLASAPNDRQVKSIVDEIEERLNKELGAKPVRREGDREARWVLLDYVDVVVHVQHSEERVFYALERLWKDCPQLELPADAVATRGKAEEYAQAQAADGGPVGGELS, from the coding sequence GTGACCGCCACGGACCGCTCCATCGAGCTCATCAACGCCGCCGCCCAGGCGGCCGCCGACAAGCTCGCGCACGACATCATCGCGTACGACGTCAGCGACGTGCTCTCGATCACCGACGCCTTCCTGCTGGCCTCGGCGCCCAACGACCGCCAGGTGAAGTCGATCGTCGACGAGATCGAGGAGCGGCTGAACAAGGAGCTCGGCGCCAAGCCGGTGCGCCGCGAGGGCGACCGCGAGGCCCGCTGGGTGCTGCTGGACTACGTGGACGTCGTGGTGCACGTCCAGCACAGCGAGGAGCGGGTCTTCTACGCGCTGGAGCGGCTGTGGAAGGACTGCCCCCAGCTGGAGCTCCCGGCCGACGCCGTCGCCACCCGGGGCAAGGCGGAGGAGTACGCACAGGCGCAGGCGGCCGACGGCGGCCCGGTCGGTGGTGAGCTCAGCTGA
- a CDS encoding histidine phosphatase family protein, whose translation MNGTNGGRGRRVVLWRHGQTAWNIERRFQGSLDIELTDTGIAQARRAARLLAALGPDAIVASDLKRAAATAAELAAVTGLEVSHDAALRETYAGQWQGLTHDEIMARFGAEYTAWKRGEPVRRGGGELESEVADRAAPVVLESAEKLPDGGTLVVVSHGGTIRTTIGRLLGLEPRTWEALGGLSNCCWSVLGEGLRGWRLLEHNAGSLPEPVLGDDD comes from the coding sequence CTGAACGGCACCAACGGCGGCCGGGGCCGCCGTGTCGTCCTGTGGCGGCACGGCCAGACGGCCTGGAACATCGAGCGCCGCTTCCAGGGCTCCCTGGACATCGAGCTGACGGACACCGGGATCGCGCAGGCGCGCCGTGCGGCCCGGCTGCTGGCCGCACTGGGACCGGACGCGATCGTCGCCTCCGACCTCAAGCGGGCCGCGGCGACCGCCGCCGAGCTGGCGGCCGTCACCGGGCTCGAGGTCTCCCACGACGCCGCGCTCCGGGAGACCTACGCCGGTCAGTGGCAGGGGCTCACCCACGACGAGATCATGGCGCGGTTCGGCGCGGAGTACACCGCGTGGAAGCGCGGTGAGCCCGTGCGCCGCGGCGGCGGCGAACTGGAGTCCGAGGTCGCCGACCGGGCCGCCCCGGTGGTGCTGGAGAGCGCCGAGAAGCTGCCCGACGGGGGCACGCTCGTGGTGGTCAGCCACGGCGGCACCATCCGCACCACCATCGGCCGGCTGCTCGGTCTGGAGCCCCGGACCTGGGAGGCGCTGGGCGGTCTGTCGAACTGCTGCTGGTCGGTGCTGGGCGAGGGACTGCGCGGCTGGCGGCTGCTGGAACACAACGCCGGATCGCTGCCCGAGCCGGTGCTCGGCGACGACGACTGA
- a CDS encoding helix-turn-helix transcriptional regulator translates to MAVNTAQHRHTTQRRRPELAAFLRSRRARVTPADVGMPPGLRRRTPGLRREEVAQLSGVGVTWYTWLEQGRPINASVQVLDAVARTLRLDGIEREHLYHLAEVPYVPDRTRDTSTVSPEVQGILDALDPLPAVVYNARYDILAYNAGYQHLFPSMLVTTGPERNVLWQLFVTQRCCVSLLNLDQEMPVIVATLRGAYGRHVGEPAWEEFLDRLLAASDRFARLWRTGDVAPPGSRIKVVQHASVGEIRLISTSMQVSGAPETRVVVYTPDDAESRVFLERLRAIHDPLIGCSVHARPLSAIRADRAEGTEGAERADHGERTG, encoded by the coding sequence ATGGCCGTGAACACCGCACAGCACCGGCACACCACCCAGCGGCGGCGGCCCGAGCTGGCCGCCTTCCTGCGCAGCCGCCGCGCCCGGGTGACCCCCGCCGACGTGGGGATGCCGCCCGGGCTGCGCCGCCGCACCCCCGGGCTGCGCCGGGAGGAGGTCGCCCAGCTCTCCGGCGTCGGGGTCACCTGGTACACCTGGCTGGAGCAGGGCCGCCCGATCAACGCGAGCGTGCAGGTGCTGGACGCGGTCGCGCGCACCCTGCGGCTCGACGGGATCGAGCGCGAGCATCTGTACCACCTGGCCGAGGTGCCGTACGTCCCGGACCGGACGCGGGACACGAGCACGGTCAGCCCCGAGGTGCAGGGCATCCTGGACGCGCTCGACCCGCTTCCGGCCGTGGTCTACAACGCCCGTTACGACATCCTGGCGTACAACGCCGGTTACCAGCACCTGTTTCCGTCGATGCTGGTGACCACCGGGCCCGAGCGGAACGTGCTGTGGCAGCTCTTCGTGACCCAGCGGTGCTGTGTCTCGCTGCTCAACCTGGACCAGGAGATGCCGGTCATCGTGGCGACGCTGCGCGGTGCGTACGGACGGCATGTGGGCGAGCCCGCCTGGGAGGAGTTCCTGGACCGGCTGCTCGCCGCCAGTGACCGGTTCGCCCGGCTCTGGCGCACCGGGGACGTCGCCCCGCCCGGTTCGCGGATCAAGGTGGTGCAGCACGCCTCGGTCGGCGAGATACGGCTGATCTCGACGTCGATGCAGGTCAGCGGCGCACCGGAGACCCGGGTCGTGGTCTACACCCCGGACGACGCGGAGAGCCGGGTCTTTCTGGAGCGGCTGCGGGCCATCCACGACCCGCTGATCGGCTGCTCCGTCCATGCCCGCCCGCTCTCCGCGATACGGGCCGATCGGGCGGAGGGGACAGAGGGGGCGGAGCGAGCCGACCACGGGGAACGGACCGGGTGA
- a CDS encoding MFS transporter, which yields MTHTTPTTPLPAEDSTTSKGHPTDNPAAVPAARRPPRPGWLLAIVLTGQLMAVLDVFIVNVAAPTMRADLHASGAGLQLVIAGYTISYAVLLITGARLGALIGHRRMFLAGLAGFTASSLACGLAGSTGQLIAFRFVQGAASAVMLPQVLSLIQRTYTGSSRARALGAYSAVLASGAAAGLIVGGVLVEADLMGAGWRPVFLVNVPIGLLLLVLGPRLMGSPEETPGGPATAPRSGLDVPGLLLLAAAVLLFTVPMVLGQERDWPLWGWIMLGLSAVLVGLFAVYEARLARSGGRPLIAPRVVRAPGMPVAVIRIVLAMATNGGFLFATTLHVQGGLGYSAMRAGLTFVPSAAAFGVLGLNWQRLPVRWQPVVVPAGFTLATVSFIGLGLALRDGGDGGLGLYVALAGIGAGLSLAYSPVLTETLATVRQQDAADASGVLVTAAQLGLLSGVAVFGTVFLNAADGAAPGARASADALWVTCVALAAAAACGALLSLVRRVRHLR from the coding sequence ATGACGCACACCACCCCGACCACCCCTCTCCCCGCAGAGGACTCCACAACCAGTAAAGGCCACCCCACTGACAACCCGGCCGCCGTCCCGGCCGCGCGGCGGCCCCCACGCCCCGGGTGGCTGCTCGCGATCGTCCTGACCGGCCAGCTCATGGCCGTGCTCGACGTCTTCATCGTCAATGTCGCGGCGCCGACCATGCGCGCCGATCTGCACGCCTCCGGCGCCGGACTCCAGCTCGTCATCGCCGGTTACACGATCTCCTACGCCGTACTCCTGATCACCGGGGCGCGGCTGGGCGCCCTGATCGGCCACCGGCGGATGTTCCTGGCCGGGCTCGCGGGCTTCACCGCCTCCTCGCTCGCCTGCGGTCTGGCCGGCAGCACCGGGCAGCTGATCGCCTTCCGGTTCGTCCAGGGCGCGGCCTCGGCGGTGATGCTGCCGCAGGTGCTCAGCCTCATCCAGCGGACGTACACGGGCAGTTCGCGGGCGCGGGCGCTCGGCGCGTACTCCGCGGTGCTCGCCTCCGGTGCCGCCGCCGGGCTGATCGTGGGCGGGGTGCTGGTCGAGGCGGATCTGATGGGCGCGGGCTGGCGTCCGGTCTTCCTGGTGAACGTGCCGATCGGGCTGCTGCTGCTCGTCCTCGGCCCGCGGCTGATGGGCTCCCCGGAGGAGACGCCGGGCGGCCCGGCCACCGCGCCCCGGAGCGGGCTGGACGTACCCGGTCTGCTGCTGCTGGCCGCGGCGGTCCTGCTGTTCACGGTGCCGATGGTGCTCGGACAGGAGCGGGACTGGCCGCTGTGGGGCTGGATCATGCTGGGGCTGAGCGCGGTCCTGGTGGGGCTGTTCGCGGTGTACGAGGCACGGCTGGCCCGGAGCGGCGGCAGGCCGCTGATCGCCCCGCGGGTGGTGCGGGCGCCCGGGATGCCGGTGGCCGTGATCCGCATCGTGCTGGCGATGGCGACGAACGGCGGATTCCTGTTCGCCACCACCCTGCATGTGCAGGGCGGTCTGGGCTACAGCGCGATGCGGGCCGGACTGACCTTCGTGCCCTCGGCGGCCGCGTTCGGCGTGCTGGGGCTCAACTGGCAGCGGCTGCCGGTGCGGTGGCAGCCGGTCGTGGTACCGGCCGGATTCACGCTGGCGACCGTGTCGTTCATCGGGCTCGGTCTGGCGCTGCGGGACGGCGGCGACGGCGGCCTGGGGCTCTACGTGGCCCTGGCGGGCATCGGAGCGGGTCTCTCGCTCGCCTACAGCCCGGTGCTGACAGAGACGTTGGCGACCGTACGGCAGCAGGACGCGGCGGACGCCAGCGGCGTGCTGGTGACGGCGGCTCAACTCGGTCTGCTCAGCGGAGTCGCGGTCTTCGGCACGGTGTTCCTGAACGCGGCGGACGGTGCGGCGCCCGGAGCGCGCGCCTCGGCGGACGCCCTGTGGGTGACCTGCGTCGCACTGGCCGCGGCGGCGGCATGCGGAGCGTTGCTGAGTCTCGTGAGGCGTGTGAGGCATCTCCGCTGA
- the leuS gene encoding leucine--tRNA ligase, with the protein MSETNAAAEVAPHRYTAALAADVEARWQDFWDANGTYDAPNPSGDLAGDAETAARPKKFVMDMFPYPSGAGLHVGHPLGYIATDVYARYHRMTGHNVLHTLGFDAFGLPAEQYAVQTGTHPRVSTEANIENMRRQLRRLGLGHDPRRSFATIEPDYYKWTQWIFLQIFNSWYDPEARKARPIATLVEQFASGERPTPDGRAWAELTEAERADVLGGHRLAYASDAPVNWCPGLGTVLANEEVTAEGRSERGNFPVFKAKLRQWNMRITAYAERLLTDLDALDWPEAIKLQQRNWIGRSEGARVDFPVADRPEAKITVFTTRQDTLFGATYMVLAPEHGLVDEIVPAAWPEGTHQVWTGGHATPAEAVAAYRKQAAAKSDVERQAEAKDKTGVFTGAFAVNPVSGEPVPVFIADYVLMGYGTGAIMAVPAHDTRDFAFARAFELPMRCVVEPSDDRGTDPSTWDDAFASYDAKIVNSTGETVSLDALGVVEAKARITEWLEARGIGEGTVNFRLRDWLFSRQRYWGEPFPIVYDEDGIAHPLPESMLPLELPEVDDYAPRTFDPDDADTSPETPLSRNEDWVDVVLDLGDGRGPRPYRRETNTMPNWAGSCWYELRYLDPRNADRLVDPDIERYWMGPREGQPTGGVDLYVGGAEHAVLHLLYARFWSKVLFDLGHVSSAEPFHKLYNQGMIQAYVYRDSRGIAVPAAEVEERDGAYWYQGEKVTRLLGKMGKSLKNAVTPDEICAEYGADTLRLYEMAMGPLDVSRPWDTRAVVGQYRLLQRLWRNVVDENTGEAVVVDAEPDEATLRALHKAIDGVRQDMAGLRFNTAIAKITELNNHVTKVREVPRQVAEGLVLLIAPLAPHIAEELWRKLGHTTSVVHEPFPAADPAYVVDETVTCVVQIKGKVKARLEVAPSVSEDELEKLALGDPAVVAALDGADIRKVIVRAPKLVNIVPA; encoded by the coding sequence ATGAGCGAGACCAATGCCGCGGCCGAGGTCGCGCCGCACCGCTACACGGCCGCCCTGGCCGCTGACGTCGAAGCCCGCTGGCAGGACTTCTGGGACGCGAATGGCACGTATGACGCGCCCAACCCGAGCGGTGACCTGGCCGGTGACGCCGAGACCGCGGCCCGGCCCAAGAAGTTCGTCATGGACATGTTCCCCTACCCCTCGGGTGCGGGCCTGCACGTCGGCCATCCGCTGGGCTACATCGCCACCGATGTCTACGCCCGCTACCACCGCATGACGGGCCACAACGTCCTGCACACCCTGGGCTTCGACGCCTTCGGCCTGCCCGCCGAGCAGTACGCGGTGCAGACCGGCACCCACCCCCGGGTGAGCACCGAGGCCAACATCGAGAACATGCGGCGCCAGCTGCGCCGGCTGGGCCTGGGCCACGACCCGCGCCGCTCCTTCGCGACGATCGAGCCGGACTACTACAAGTGGACCCAGTGGATCTTCCTGCAGATCTTCAACTCCTGGTACGACCCGGAGGCGCGGAAGGCCCGCCCGATCGCCACCCTGGTGGAGCAGTTCGCCTCCGGTGAGCGCCCGACCCCCGACGGCCGCGCCTGGGCCGAGCTGACCGAGGCCGAGCGCGCGGACGTCCTGGGCGGCCACCGCCTGGCGTACGCCTCGGACGCGCCCGTCAACTGGTGCCCCGGGCTGGGCACGGTGCTGGCCAACGAGGAGGTCACCGCGGAGGGCCGCTCCGAGCGCGGCAACTTCCCCGTCTTCAAGGCCAAGCTGCGCCAGTGGAACATGCGCATCACCGCCTACGCCGAGCGGCTGCTGACGGACCTGGACGCGCTGGACTGGCCCGAGGCCATCAAGCTGCAGCAGCGCAACTGGATCGGGCGCAGCGAGGGCGCCCGGGTGGACTTCCCGGTGGCCGACCGCCCCGAGGCGAAGATCACCGTCTTCACCACCCGCCAGGACACCCTGTTCGGCGCCACCTACATGGTGCTGGCCCCCGAGCACGGCCTGGTGGACGAGATCGTCCCGGCCGCCTGGCCCGAGGGCACCCATCAGGTGTGGACCGGCGGACACGCCACCCCGGCCGAGGCCGTCGCCGCGTACCGCAAGCAGGCCGCGGCCAAGTCCGATGTCGAGCGGCAGGCCGAGGCCAAGGACAAGACCGGTGTCTTCACCGGCGCCTTCGCCGTCAACCCGGTCAGCGGCGAACCGGTTCCGGTCTTCATCGCCGACTATGTGCTGATGGGCTACGGCACCGGCGCGATCATGGCCGTTCCGGCGCATGACACCCGTGACTTCGCGTTCGCCCGCGCCTTCGAGCTGCCCATGCGCTGTGTGGTCGAGCCGTCGGACGACCGCGGCACCGACCCGTCCACCTGGGACGACGCCTTCGCCTCGTACGACGCGAAGATCGTCAACTCGACGGGGGAGACGGTCTCGCTGGACGCCCTGGGCGTCGTCGAGGCCAAGGCGCGCATCACCGAATGGCTGGAGGCCCGCGGCATCGGCGAGGGCACCGTCAACTTCCGGCTGCGCGACTGGCTGTTCAGCCGGCAGCGCTACTGGGGCGAGCCCTTCCCGATCGTCTACGACGAGGACGGCATCGCCCACCCGCTGCCCGAGTCGATGCTGCCCCTGGAACTGCCCGAGGTCGACGACTACGCGCCGCGCACCTTCGACCCCGACGACGCCGACACCTCCCCGGAGACCCCGCTGTCCCGGAACGAGGACTGGGTCGACGTGGTGCTGGACCTGGGCGACGGCCGCGGCCCCCGCCCGTACCGCCGCGAGACCAACACCATGCCCAACTGGGCCGGATCGTGCTGGTACGAGCTGCGCTACCTGGACCCGCGCAACGCCGACCGGCTGGTCGACCCGGACATCGAGCGGTACTGGATGGGCCCGCGCGAGGGGCAGCCGACCGGCGGTGTCGACCTGTACGTCGGCGGCGCCGAGCACGCCGTGCTGCATCTGCTGTACGCGCGCTTCTGGTCCAAGGTGCTGTTCGACCTGGGCCATGTCTCCTCGGCCGAGCCGTTCCACAAGCTGTACAACCAGGGCATGATCCAGGCGTATGTCTACCGGGACAGCCGGGGCATCGCCGTCCCGGCCGCCGAGGTCGAGGAGCGCGACGGGGCCTACTGGTACCAGGGCGAGAAGGTCACCCGGCTGCTGGGCAAGATGGGCAAGTCCCTGAAGAACGCCGTCACGCCGGACGAGATCTGCGCCGAGTACGGGGCCGACACGCTGCGGCTGTACGAGATGGCCATGGGTCCGCTGGACGTCTCGCGCCCCTGGGACACCCGCGCGGTCGTCGGCCAGTACCGGCTGCTCCAGCGGCTGTGGCGCAATGTCGTGGACGAGAACACCGGCGAGGCCGTGGTCGTCGACGCCGAGCCCGACGAGGCGACGCTGCGCGCCCTGCACAAGGCGATCGACGGGGTCCGGCAGGACATGGCGGGGCTGCGCTTCAACACCGCCATCGCCAAGATCACCGAGCTGAACAACCACGTCACCAAGGTGCGTGAGGTACCGCGCCAGGTGGCCGAGGGCCTGGTGCTGCTGATCGCCCCGCTGGCCCCGCACATCGCCGAGGAGCTGTGGCGCAAGCTGGGCCACACCACCTCGGTCGTCCACGAGCCCTTCCCGGCCGCCGACCCGGCGTACGTGGTCGACGAGACGGTGACCTGCGTGGTGCAGATCAAGGGCAAGGTCAAGGCGCGGCTGGAGGTCGCCCCGTCGGTCTCGGAGGACGAGCTGGAGAAGCTGGCGCTGGGCGACCCCGCGGTGGTGGCGGCGCTGGACGGTGCGGACATCCGCAAGGTGATCGTGCGGGCGCCGAAGCTGGTCAATATCGTCCCGGCGTGA
- a CDS encoding DegV family protein: MSRHVAIVTDSTAYLPQEAMERHRITAVPLTVVLGDRALEEGTEISARSLAQALQKRRPVTTSRPSPEMFAAAYRAAAEEGATGIVSLHLSAEISGTYDAAVLAAQDAPVPVRVVDSGMVAMALGFCALAAAEAAEGRGTLDEAVAAAQKRADGTAAYFYVDTLDYLRRGGRIGTAQALLGSALAVKPLLQLDGGRIELREKVRTASKALARLEELVVERAGLSPVDIAVQHLAAGERAATLAERLRERVPGLVELYVGEVGAVIGAHTGPGLLGAIVSPR; the protein is encoded by the coding sequence ATGTCCCGCCATGTCGCGATCGTGACCGATTCAACGGCGTACCTGCCGCAGGAGGCGATGGAGCGGCACCGCATCACCGCCGTTCCGCTGACGGTGGTGCTCGGAGACCGGGCCCTGGAAGAGGGCACCGAGATCTCGGCGCGTTCCCTCGCGCAGGCCCTGCAGAAACGCAGGCCGGTGACGACGTCCCGGCCCAGCCCGGAGATGTTCGCGGCGGCCTACCGCGCCGCCGCCGAGGAGGGGGCGACGGGCATCGTCTCCCTCCATCTGTCCGCCGAGATCTCCGGTACCTACGACGCGGCGGTGCTCGCCGCCCAGGACGCCCCGGTGCCGGTGCGGGTGGTGGACAGCGGCATGGTCGCGATGGCGCTGGGCTTCTGCGCGCTGGCGGCGGCCGAGGCGGCGGAGGGCCGGGGCACGCTGGACGAGGCCGTGGCGGCGGCCCAGAAGCGGGCCGACGGCACCGCCGCCTACTTCTACGTGGACACCCTCGACTATCTGCGGCGCGGCGGCCGCATCGGCACGGCGCAGGCCCTGCTCGGCTCGGCGCTGGCGGTCAAACCGCTGCTCCAGCTCGACGGGGGGCGGATCGAACTGCGGGAGAAGGTGCGTACCGCCTCGAAGGCCCTGGCCCGGCTGGAGGAACTGGTGGTGGAGCGGGCCGGACTGAGTCCGGTGGACATCGCGGTGCAGCATCTGGCGGCGGGGGAGCGCGCGGCGACGCTCGCGGAGCGGCTGCGGGAGCGGGTGCCGGGGCTGGTGGAGCTGTACGTGGGGGAGGTGGGCGCGGTGATCGGTGCCCACACCGGGCCGGGGCTGCTGGGCGCGATCGTTTCGCCGCGGTAG
- a CDS encoding ComEA family DNA-binding protein, giving the protein MREAGPPDTGPDTDTGPDTDIGPDTDTDTGPGTGCGTVALGSRDGPEANAPARATPRWADPAETEGGGEAGAGVGAEPGGGGALRRRERIRLVLRERLPTWLQVRCGMQLRTLAALSVALLVAVAFAVYHFWTGRPQTVRAPDPEPPRAAPAGSVPTPGGRPGPGAGRSVVVDVTGKVRRPGLRTLPSGARVDDALEAAGGVRPGADTSGLNRARPLVDGEQIVVGAPAGQAPGGPPAAGGDAAGTGGGTGSGAGTGPGAGAPGAPAGPGTAGGPGAPGGPVSLNSATPEQLDTLPGVGPVLARHIIDYRTQHGGFRSIEELREVNGIGERRFADLRPLVRP; this is encoded by the coding sequence GTGCGGGAGGCGGGTCCACCCGACACCGGGCCCGATACCGACACCGGGCCCGATACCGACATCGGGCCCGATACCGATACCGATACCGGGCCCGGTACCGGATGCGGCACCGTCGCCCTCGGCAGCCGGGACGGTCCGGAAGCCAACGCCCCGGCGCGTGCGACACCGCGGTGGGCCGACCCCGCCGAAACCGAGGGTGGCGGTGAGGCCGGAGCGGGAGTCGGGGCCGAGCCCGGCGGTGGCGGGGCGCTGCGGCGCCGCGAGCGGATCCGGCTCGTGCTGCGGGAACGGCTGCCGACATGGCTCCAGGTGCGCTGCGGTATGCAGCTCAGGACTCTGGCGGCGCTGTCGGTCGCCCTGCTCGTGGCGGTGGCCTTCGCGGTGTATCACTTCTGGACCGGCCGCCCTCAGACCGTGCGGGCACCGGACCCCGAGCCGCCGCGCGCCGCGCCCGCCGGGTCCGTTCCCACCCCCGGCGGGCGGCCCGGCCCGGGGGCGGGCCGTTCGGTCGTCGTCGATGTGACGGGCAAGGTCCGGCGTCCGGGGCTGCGTACGCTGCCGTCCGGCGCGCGGGTCGACGACGCGCTGGAGGCGGCGGGCGGGGTACGGCCGGGTGCGGACACCAGTGGGCTGAACCGTGCCCGGCCGCTGGTCGACGGTGAACAGATCGTGGTCGGCGCCCCGGCGGGCCAGGCTCCCGGCGGCCCGCCGGCCGCCGGGGGAGATGCCGCGGGCACGGGCGGCGGTACGGGCTCCGGTGCCGGTACGGGCCCCGGCGCCGGAGCTCCGGGTGCACCCGCCGGACCGGGTACGGCGGGCGGGCCGGGTGCGCCCGGTGGGCCGGTCAGCCTCAACTCCGCCACCCCGGAGCAGCTCGACACTCTGCCGGGCGTGGGTCCGGTGCTGGCGCGCCACATCATCGACTACCGCACCCAGCACGGCGGTTTCCGCAGTATCGAGGAGCTCCGCGAGGTGAATGGCATCGGCGAGCGCCGGTTCGCCGATCTGCGTCCGCTGGTCCGCCCATGA
- a CDS encoding pyridoxamine 5'-phosphate oxidase family protein — translation MGDDAVVRGQEQRKRDLLERLEREADIWVASADGQGLPCLVPLSFLWDGGAIWLSTRRTNPTGRNLREVGRARLSLADTRDVVLIGGTVEVFAPDQVPAATADAFAAKALWDPRRPGNGSSYAYYRVAPTEVQVWHEEPELPRRHLMRNGVWSV, via the coding sequence ATGGGGGACGACGCGGTGGTGCGTGGCCAGGAGCAGCGCAAACGCGATCTGTTGGAGCGACTGGAGCGGGAGGCGGACATCTGGGTGGCGTCCGCCGACGGGCAGGGGCTGCCCTGTCTGGTGCCGCTGTCGTTCCTGTGGGACGGCGGGGCGATCTGGCTCTCCACCCGCCGGACCAACCCCACCGGCCGCAATCTGCGGGAGGTCGGCCGGGCCCGCCTCTCCCTGGCCGACACCCGTGATGTGGTGCTGATCGGGGGAACGGTGGAGGTGTTCGCTCCGGACCAGGTGCCGGCCGCCACCGCGGACGCCTTCGCGGCCAAGGCGCTGTGGGATCCCCGGCGGCCCGGGAACGGCTCCTCCTACGCCTATTACCGGGTGGCCCCCACCGAAGTGCAGGTCTGGCACGAGGAGCCCGAGCTCCCGCGGCGCCATCTGATGCGGAACGGCGTGTGGTCGGTCTGA